One window from the genome of Solea solea chromosome 13, fSolSol10.1, whole genome shotgun sequence encodes:
- the tnfb gene encoding tumor necrosis factor b (TNF superfamily, member 2), giving the protein MVEYTAAPALEERTVVLVENKSSSEWIWKASRALVLVVLALIGIVLFAWYWTGPQMKIQSGQTQALMETDSAEKTDPHYTLRRISSKAKAAIHLEGSYDDEDEDVRDRLEWMNGQGQAFAQGGFRLVDNKIVIPQTGLYFVYSQASFRVSCSEGLEERAGKLLSPLSHRIWRFSDSIGSKVSLMSAVRSACQSAAQADTFTDGQGWYNTIYLGAVFQLNKGDNLWTETNQLSELETEEGKTFFGVFAL; this is encoded by the exons ATGGTGGAATACACGGCTGCACCGGCTCTGGAGGAGAGGACGGTGGTGTTGGTGGAAAACAAGTCATCGTCTGAGTGGATATGGAAGGCGTCTCGGGCCCTTGTTCTCGTGGTCCTTGCTTTAATAGGCATCGTGCTGTTTGCCTGGTACTGGACTGGCCCTCAAATGAAG ATTCAATCAGGTCAAACACAAGCACTGATGGAGACAGATTCTGCTGAGAAAACAG ATCCTCACTACACACTCAGGAGGATCAGCAGCAAAGCCAAGGCAGCGATCCATTTAGAAG GTAGCTACGACGACGAGGACGAGGATGTGAGAGACAGGCTGGAGTGGATGAACGGTCAAGGCCAAGCGTTTGCTCAGGGCGGCTTCCGCCTGGTGGACAACAAGATCGTAATCCCACAAACGGGCCTGTACTTCGTCTACAGCCAGGCGTCGTTCAGAGTGTCCTGCAGTGAAGGCCTCGAGGAGAGAGCAGGAAAACTCCTCTCACCTCTCAGCCACAGGATCTGGCGCTTCTCCGACTCCATAGGCAGCAAAGTGTCTCTGATGAGCGCGGTGAGGTCGGCGTGCCAGAGCGCCGCTCAGGCGGACACTTTCACAGACGGACAGGGCTGGTACAACACCATCTACCTGGGTGCTGTGTTTCAGCTGAATAAAGGAGACAACCTGTGGACAGAAACCAACCAGCTGTCAGAGCTGGAGACGGAGGAGGGCAAGACTTTCTTTGGAGTGTTTGctctttaa